The following is a genomic window from Oceanispirochaeta sp. M1.
GTGTTTCTTCCTTGAAGATTCCCTGTATTTTAAAAGAAAAGACTGGCTGAACTGGGGATCCTCGTTTATGATGGGGCCATCTGAGGTGCCCCTTGGGCTTCACAAACAAACCACCAGGACCATAAATCGGTCTTGGTAGAAGAGAGAGGTATTTATGCCTGCATTAAAGCAGAATTTAAAACTCATCCATGTATTCAGTATAGCCTCGGGGGCCATGATAAGCTCGGGAATTTTTATTCTGCCCGGTATTGCCTACAATATGACCGGTCCATCACTCTTCCTCTCTTACGTACTGGCCGGATTAGTTGCCATGATGGGTGCCCTCAGCATCATTGAACTGGCAACAGCCATGCCCCGTGCGGGGGGAGACTATTTTTTTATAGGAAGAACCTTCGGTCCCTTGGTTGGAACCGTTACAGGAACCCTCAGCTGGCTGGCACTTTCACTTAAAACTGCTTTTGCTATCTTCGGCCTGTCTGCAATAATCTATGCCCTCACCGGCTTTCCTTCATCATGGATTGCTCTTGTGCTGACAGTCGTTTTTGTACTTATCAATATTAAAGGTGTCAAAGAGACCGTTATGTTGGAAGTCATACTCGTAACCGGCCTGCTTCTGATAATGGTCTCTTTTATAATCGCTGGATTTCCCCATATCAGAACAGATCATTTTACACCTTTATTTTCTAACGGAATAAATGGATCTCTTTCTACCGCAGCCTTTGTATTTGTCTCTTTCGGGGGACTCCTGCAAGTCGCAACAATTGCGGAAGAGGTAAAGAATCCTCAGAAAAATATACAGAGAGGAACACTCCTTTCAATAATAGTTGTTACTCTTCTATACGGCGGAATCATTGTGGTGACCACAGGACTCCTTCCGGCTGACAGATTTTCCACATCCATGACTCCTGTTGCAGACGCAGCAGCCATTTTACTGGGACGGCCCGGTTTTATTATAATAAGTGTGGCTGCAGCTCTGGCATTCATTACGACTTCAATAGCTGGTCTCCTCTCAGCATCACGCTACCCCCTGGCTCTCTCCAGAGATAATCTGCTGCCTTCCTGGGTCGGCAAGGTTTCCCAGAAGTCAGGAGCTCCGATTCCGGCTATCATACTTACGGGAGTCGTCATCTCTCTTGCTCTGCAGCTGAATATCGACATACTGGTGAAATCCGCCTCTGCTGTAATCATGATGACCTATATCATGAGCAATATCGCCGTTATGGTACTCCGGCAGAGCGGGCTTTCTAATTACAAACCCCTCTACAAGGCACCCCTTTATCCCTTTCTGCAGATCATCTCCATACTGATCTACCTATTCCTTCTGGCAGATATGGGATGGAGTGCCATGGCGGGTGCAGGTATATTTATGGGCTTCAGTCTTCTCATTTATATTTTTTATGGTAGAAAAAGGGCCTCCCATGATTTTGCTCTGATACACCTTCTGAAAAATATTGTGGACAAAAGATGGCAGGAAGAGGGACTGGAAGAAGAGCTGATGGACATAGTTCATCACCGTGACCTGAATGACAACGTTCAGAAGGTGTTCACTTCAATGCACAGTTATGAACTGGATGAAGCTATGAGTTTTGAAAGACTCTTTGAAAGAATATCCTCCGATGCTCAGGCAATCGGTTTTAACAGGGATGAGGTTCTGAAAGGTCTGACTGATAGAGAAAAGAGCTTTTCCACAGCTCTGACACCTTTTACCGCCATTCCCCACATGGTGCTCAGGGAAGACGGCCCTCTGCAGATGCTGGTCTACAGAAACAGGAAAGGGATCTACTTCAATGATGAAAAACATTCAGTTCAATCTGTTTTTGCTCTCATTGGTACAGAAAGTCAAAGGAGTCATCACCTCTATACTCTGGCAGCCCTGGCCCGGATTATCAGCAGAGAGGACTTTGAAAAGAATTGGAATGAGAAAACAAACAATGAAAATCTAAAGCTTTGGCTCACACAAATGAGTCAAAAATCTAAATAATGAAAAAGAATTAAAAAAAGTAACAATTCCCTTCAGCTCTTCTGTTTAAGAATTAAACGATCAAAATGAAGAGGTGAACGGAGTGAACAGAAAAACAATATCCCTTTTAATATTGCTCTCCTTCAGTGTAGCCGTACTTTCGGCTCATGACGCTGTCCGATCTGCCGGTTTAATGACCTGGGAATGGGACAACGGTAAAGACAGCATTTCAGACCTGAGTGAAAATGATAAACATTTTTTCGGATTTCAGTCCGAATATATTCACTCACACCTTGGTTACGGTATGGACGCCCTGGTAAGTTTCTGGGACGATAGTATGGATCGCTCCATGTTGGACTGGCAGGGACAGCTGTTTATGCGCTATCATTTATTTGGTGAACGCACGTTCCTGGACCCCTTTGCTGAAGCGGGAATCGGACATGCCGGTACAGTCCGTATTTCAGACGGAGACGAGCTGCAGATGAGCCTGTATCCCTTTGTCTCGGCCGGACTAAACCTGGTGTTCTCTCAAGGATTTTATATTGGAAGCCGCTGGTCCTATAGAATGGATGAATGGGAAATCCCCGGAACTGAATATCCGACTCCCGAGCTGGGACGATTCCAGATGTCATTATCAGTAGGTGTATCCTACAGCAGTAACTGGTCACACAGAGACAATAGAGACAAGAATCACTATCATTACGATTGAGATAATGCAGAATTCCGGAGGGTGTTTTCCTGGCGATTAATATCGAAGAATTATACACAAAATATGGTCCCATGGTATTAAGACGCTGCAGGAGTCTTTTAAAGGATGAAGATTCGGCACTTGATGCCATGCAGGATGTATTTGTCAAAGTGATAAACAAGCAGGACAGTCTGAAAGAAAAATACCCTTCCAGCCTGCTCTACACCATCGCGACAAACCACTGCCTGAATTTAATCAGGAGGGAGAAAAAAATGACTACGGGTGATGAAATTCTGGACAGAATAGTAAGTGCAGAAATTCTTGAAGAGCAGGTCGTGAATAATATGTTTCTGGACCAGCTTTTCAGCAGCCAGAAGGCCTCCACCCGTACCATTGCGGTTCTTCATTACAGAGACGGACTGACACTGGAAGAGACTTCCGAGATGACTTCCATGTCTGTTTCAGGAGTAAGACGGAGATTGAGAAAACTGCGGGAAGCAGGATTTTCAATGGAAGGAAGACAACTATGAAAAAAAATAATTTAAAACTAGAACTGTATAAACTGGGCGAACTCCCCGGGGACTGGGCTCCTGAAGCTGATAAAGCCGACTGGGATAAAGCTGCAGCCGAACTTGAAACCTCAGACAAAGAGATCCTTGAAAAATATAAACCCGCTGATATGGCAGCCATGATCGCAAAAAAGGCGGCCCAGGCTGATAAAACCAATACAACTGTAATTGATTCAGAAAAATCTGAACGAATAATTCCCTTCAGCCGCAAATTCAATACCCGATACCTCATCCCCGCTGCTGCGGCAGCAGCTCTGATCCTTGCGGTTCTCCTTCCTATGACAATGAGAAACAGAGATGAGTCTCCATTGGAACTGACAAGAGTAAAAGGGGTTGAAGTTCCTCAACTTAAGGTCTACAGACAGAGCGGGAATGACTCTGAGGTCCTGAATAGCGACAGCATGGCCAGTAACTTTGATCTGCTGCAGCTGACCTACAGGGTGAGCGGGCCGACCTTCGGAATGATCATATCCGTAGATGGACGAGGTGTGGTAACAAAGCATTTCCCCGAAGATGGGGATCAGTCTCCCAGGCTGACCACAGGAGGCGAACAGTATCTGCCCTTTGCCTACGAACTGGACGATGCTCCTCTTTTTGAGACCTTTTATCTCATAACCTCGGACCGGCCGTTCTCAACAGAGGAAGTGATGGATCTGACAGCCTCTGCAGCAAGAGAGAGGGAAGCAATCCTTGATATCCCTCTGCTGTACAGGAAAAATGAAAAAGGATTTTCCGGAAAATTCGAACAATATGCTGTACCTATAAGGAAAGATGGTGAAAATGAATAAGATTAACAGAGGACTGTCTGCGGCAGTCCTGCTTTTCATAAGCATAAATGCCTTTGCAGCTCCCATGGAAGTAAAGCGCTTCGGAATCTTTATCGGTGCCAATGATGGTGGTAAAGGCAGACAGAGGCTCATGTATGCCGGTGATGATGCCCGGAAGATGTCTGAGACTATGATGGATGTGGGGGGAATCTCTGAAGACGACAGCATTCTTCTGCTCAACCCCTCAGCCGATGAAATAAGAACTGAACTTGAAAATGTCAGCAGCAAGATCAGCAGAGTGGGTACCTTCGCCAGACGAACCGAAGTGATGTTCTATTACTCCGGACATTCAGATGAAAACGGGATTCTCATACAAGAGGATCAGATACTCTATAAAGAGATCAGAGACCAGCTGGACAAGGCCGGTGCTGATGTAGTCATTGCGGTTTTAGACTCCTGCTCCTCAGGAGCCATAACACGTATGAAAGGCGGACAAAGACGCTCACCATTCCTGATTGATGACTCCTCCTCCATGGAGGGGCATGCTTTTCTCACATCGAGTTCCGAAGACGAATTGTCCCAGGAATCAGACAGGATCGGTGCCTCGTTCTTTACCCACTATCTTATTTCAGGACTCAGAGGCGCAGCCGACAGCACTGGTGACGGCCGGGTAACCTTAAATGAGATATACCAGCATACCTTTGATGAAACTCTGTCACAGACAGAATCTACAATTGGCGGCCCCCAGCATCCGGCCTATGAAATCCAACTCACAGGTACGGGAGATCTCGTTCTCACAGACCTGACAGTCCCTACTTCCGCACTACAGCTTTCAGGAGAACTGGAAGGCCGTTTTTCCGTAAGAAATGATGACAACAGACTGGTTGCCGAGTTCAGCAAACCCCTGGGTGACACCCTGAAACTGGCTCTCCCCGCAGGAAGCTATACCATAAGAATGTCTGAGAAAAGAACTGAGTACGATATTCAGCAGGAAGAGATAATGACTGCAGTAGTCAGTCTCAACAGAAATACACAGCTCTATCTGACCATGAGGGATTTCAGCTCAGGCAGCACCGAATCAACACGTTACCGGGGTGACGAGCAGCCCGAAGAGAATGATGACAGAATAGGTAAATTTGTATTCTCCCCTGTACCGGGAATAAATATTCCACTTCTGGAACCCGATGATAAAGTCCACATCCAGGGCGGACTGATCGGTGCTATCGCTCCCGAAGTGGAGGGGCTTCAGGTGTCAACCATCTTCAATATAGTGG
Proteins encoded in this region:
- a CDS encoding LA_2272 family surface repeat-containing protein, with the translated sequence MNKINRGLSAAVLLFISINAFAAPMEVKRFGIFIGANDGGKGRQRLMYAGDDARKMSETMMDVGGISEDDSILLLNPSADEIRTELENVSSKISRVGTFARRTEVMFYYSGHSDENGILIQEDQILYKEIRDQLDKAGADVVIAVLDSCSSGAITRMKGGQRRSPFLIDDSSSMEGHAFLTSSSEDELSQESDRIGASFFTHYLISGLRGAADSTGDGRVTLNEIYQHTFDETLSQTESTIGGPQHPAYEIQLTGTGDLVLTDLTVPTSALQLSGELEGRFSVRNDDNRLVAEFSKPLGDTLKLALPAGSYTIRMSEKRTEYDIQQEEIMTAVVSLNRNTQLYLTMRDFSSGSTESTRYRGDEQPEENDDRIGKFVFSPVPGINIPLLEPDDKVHIQGGLIGAIAPEVEGLQVSTIFNIVEGDTLGVQASGIFNITEGNMDGLQFGYYGFNMTHRNLRGVQASAIFNMVEGTSQGVQAAAIFNMADETMQGIQGAGIFNMTDGAMQGIQGAGIFNMAGMPSAGIQGAGIFNMAEEIHGIQGAGIFNYASYMKGVQASLVNVAGSMYGLQIGLINISREIHGMPIGLINISRNGVVDVGTWYEYSDAYRLYLSFQSGTNFLFTLFYWGNSVDGFFKKPDNMAWGMHIGSRIPLGFLEFDIDAGLKQSYKDTQRYDTGDFTAVPSTRAIVAIKRIGIYWGVTMDFSYPGHNDSSLYSGKSFDIGSSGDSKGYYKYVFGIRI
- a CDS encoding amino acid permease, which gives rise to MPALKQNLKLIHVFSIASGAMISSGIFILPGIAYNMTGPSLFLSYVLAGLVAMMGALSIIELATAMPRAGGDYFFIGRTFGPLVGTVTGTLSWLALSLKTAFAIFGLSAIIYALTGFPSSWIALVLTVVFVLINIKGVKETVMLEVILVTGLLLIMVSFIIAGFPHIRTDHFTPLFSNGINGSLSTAAFVFVSFGGLLQVATIAEEVKNPQKNIQRGTLLSIIVVTLLYGGIIVVTTGLLPADRFSTSMTPVADAAAILLGRPGFIIISVAAALAFITTSIAGLLSASRYPLALSRDNLLPSWVGKVSQKSGAPIPAIILTGVVISLALQLNIDILVKSASAVIMMTYIMSNIAVMVLRQSGLSNYKPLYKAPLYPFLQIISILIYLFLLADMGWSAMAGAGIFMGFSLLIYIFYGRKRASHDFALIHLLKNIVDKRWQEEGLEEELMDIVHHRDLNDNVQKVFTSMHSYELDEAMSFERLFERISSDAQAIGFNRDEVLKGLTDREKSFSTALTPFTAIPHMVLREDGPLQMLVYRNRKGIYFNDEKHSVQSVFALIGTESQRSHHLYTLAALARIISREDFEKNWNEKTNNENLKLWLTQMSQKSK
- a CDS encoding RNA polymerase sigma factor; translated protein: MEELYTKYGPMVLRRCRSLLKDEDSALDAMQDVFVKVINKQDSLKEKYPSSLLYTIATNHCLNLIRREKKMTTGDEILDRIVSAEILEEQVVNNMFLDQLFSSQKASTRTIAVLHYRDGLTLEETSEMTSMSVSGVRRRLRKLREAGFSMEGRQL